In Peptostreptococcus equinus, the DNA window AGGAAATAGAATAGTAGACAATTTAAAAGAAAATGAAAATCTTAAATGGGAATTTGTGGCGGAGAAATATGCAGAAAAAAAATTGAAATCTGGTGAATATTATGCAATTATTACTATACCACCTGACTTTACAAAAAACTTATTATCTTTAACACAAGAAAATGTAAAAAAAGCAGAAATAGATTATAAAATAAATGAAAAAACAAATGCAATAGCACCTAAAATAACAGATCAAGGCGCAAATAAGATTAAAGAAAATATAAGTAAGATGTTAGTTGAGACAGTAAGCAAGGCATCAATTACTGCACTAGGTGGAGTATCTACAGGTATTGAAAAAATAAATCCTGAGTTAGATAAGATGAAAGAAACACTAACCCAGTTGAAAAAGGAAATCGATAATGCAGATAAATTAAATTCCTCTAATGGAGAGTTGATAAAAAATGGAAATAAGAGCATAGCTAATTCAAAGAAGACATTAGAAAATATAAGTAAATTGAATCAACAAGCCAAAGATATTAATAATAGTATAAATAGCTCAATTAATTCGGCTGCAAATAACGCCAAAAGTAATTCAGGTCAATTAAAGATTATGCTAAATAATGCTAGTGATGGTTTAAATAGTGCCAACAATGTACTTTCAAATATTGGTGATATTAATACAGATTCAAATACCCAGTTACAAGATGCTATTTCAAATATGCAAACTTCTATTTCTACTAGTAGAACAAATATCGAACAAATAATTGCAGTTTTACAAAATGCATCAGTTGATAGCACAGCTCTAAATCAGCCTATTTCCAGATTAAAAGAAATAGATAATAAGTTGATAGAATATAGTAAAAAACTAGATAAAGCAAGTAACACGCTAGCAAATGATGGCAAATTAAATTCGAATTTAATAAACGATTTGTCTGCTATGAATCAAGATGTAATTAATTTAACGAGTAATATATCAAATTCCTATGACTCAATGATAAAACAGCCATTAGATAGTTTATCTACTACAGCAAAGACAGCCAATACTAATGTTGGTTCTTTAGTGGATTCGGTGAATAATATTAACCCTAATATTGAGAATATGCTAGATAATGCACAAAATATAAATAATACTATGGCATCTACATTAAAGATAAATTCAAATATATTAGCTAATATAAAGCTACAAATAGATAACTCTATTTCTCTAATTTATAGAATACAAAATAACCAAGATTTAAAGCAATTTAATAAGGTAATCAAGTCAAACATATATGATAGAGTAGATTTTTTGAAAAATCCTGTTAATGTTAAAGAAACAAAGCTTTATCCTATTAAAAATTATGGATCTGCAATGGCACCTTTTTATAGCGTTTTATCTTGTTGGGTAGGAGCTTTAATACTCTGTGCAGTGTTAAATACAAAGGCAAGAGGTCATGTCTACTCTCCTATTGACAAATATTTTGGTAGGTTATCATTATTTCTCACTTTGGCAGTTGGACAAGCCTTGATAATTGGTATAGGTGATATAGTATTGCTTGGTGTCACAGCAAAACATGTGATGTTATTTATTTTTACACTGGTATTTTGCAGTATAGTATTTTGTTTGCTAATATTCTCTCTTGCAATACTGTTTGGAACAATTGGTAAGGGTATAGCAGTATTTTTACTAGTAATACAGATAGGAGGATCAGGTGGTACTTTCCCTGTTCAGATGACACCTACATTTTTTAGAACTATTAATAAATTTATTCCCTTTACATATGGTATTAATGCATGTAGAGAAGCAATTGGTGGCGTATATATGCCTAATCTTATAAAAGATTACATTGCGCTTATAATCTTTGCAATCATACCTGTAATTTTTTCAATGATATTTAAAGGGAAATTAATGAAGATAAATTCACCGATAACAAACAAATTAATGAATTCTTTTTTAATACATTAATAAATGATAAAAGAGTATCAAAAAAATACATCAACTAAAAAGTCAGTACATAAATGTACTGACTTTTTAAATATCTTTAATTATATGCTAATTTGAAATCTTCCTCTAGCCAATGATACGCTGATTATGTTATATAATACAAGTGATGCGACTAAGTTTATTAAAGTTGACGGAACTACTACAATTAATAGCATTTCCATTAAACCACCTGGTAAACCTACCAACATAGAGGCAGTAAATAAGAAAATGAATCCACTAATCAATGTCCCTATAACTGTCATTATGCCAATAGCAACTTGACTCTTTATCTTTGAATAATTTTTCATAAATGGGCTAATATATATTGCTCTCATTATTAAAAATACAACATTAACTGTCACAACCTTATCTATAAGATTTGGAACTTGACCCATTGGAAATTTTGTTGTTAATGCTGAAAAAACACCTGTTGCAATTCCAGCAATTAGACAAGTCTTGTAATCATCTCTGTTAAGCAACATTATACAAAATAACATTACCAATGTTATATCTGGTGTAATTCCCCCACCAATTGGTGGAAATATTTGATTTAAAATTAGGCCTACACCTAAAAGTATTGCATTTATTATCATTTTTTTAGTATTACTTTTTCTCATTTTCTTTACCTCCATATACAGATAGAACTAAAGAAAATTCTATCTGTACCTAAATTATATTATTATTCCTTTTTAATATTGTTCTATTATATATATATTTATTTTTCCAATTTGAAGTTCACATTTCCTAACCCCCTTTTATATAATAAAAAAACTTCGCCCTATATATAGGGCGAAGTATCAATTCGCGTTGCCACCTAAATTATACAAACAAAAACTTGTATATCTCATTTTCAGGAACACATGATTCCCTATCCGCTATAACGTGCAGCACACGGTGAAGTCTACTATCAAAATTCGATTCACTCCTCCAAGACCCATTCATTAAAACTTTTATTACTGGAATCACACCAAACCCAGCTCTCTGAAAATAAAATATTAAAACTACTATTTCTCTTCTTTGGACTAAAAATTAAGTTATTACAATAATACTATATTATATTTTATATGTCAACATTAAAAATTAAAATATGTAAAAGGATCTTCTAAAGATTTCGCCTTAAAACATATTAAGTCTCCACTAAAATTATTTTCGATAAATTTCTTCATTAAGTCTGAAAATATGATTTCTGTACCATAGTGACCAAAATCTCCTATATTCATATCTATATCTAAAGAATCCATAGCTATATGGTACTTTGAATCGCCTGTAATAATCAAGTCAGCACCCATAGATTTTGACATTTGAAAATAATCAGCACCTGATCCAGTTAATACTGAAAAAGACCCTACTTTTGAATCTTTATTACCTATAAGCCTAAAAGATTTAATATCAAGTGCTTTTGAAACGAGCTCTAATATTTCTTCAATTTTCATTTCTTTATCTAAATTTACAATTCTACCAAGTCCATAATTCTCACCATTTAAATAATTAGGATTAGATCCCAAGCTTTCTAGTATAGATATAGATTTTATATTTATATCTATATAATAGATATGTAATTGTTTTTCAAACAATTCAATTAAATAGTCATTTAAACCATTCTTGGCAACATCAAAATTTGTATGCATACAGTAAACAGATATATCATTTTTTATTAATTTTTGTATAGACTTTGTTTTTTTGTTATTAAAAACAATGGAATTAATCTTAGAAAATAAAAATGGATGATGGGATATTATTAGATCAATCTCTTTTTCTATTGCCTCATTCACCAAGTTTTCATTTATATCTAAACATACCAACACTTTTTTAATTTCTGAATTTGGATCTCCAATGTTTAAACCAGAATTATCCCAATCATATTGTAAAAATTCTGGATATGTCTTTTCTATTTTTTCTACAACATTTTTTAATTTCATAGTTCCTCCTTAATTTTTAGAACTAAAAATTTTCTTATAATAGATAACCTAATTTGAAGATATATTAAAATAATCATTCATTAGCTACTAACTTTTTTAATTTATCTAATTTGTTTTTTCTAATTTTAATAAAATCTAATCTATTCGAAATCT includes these proteins:
- a CDS encoding YhgE/Pip domain-containing protein, with translation MRRKFKNTFNIDFLPNRKYVAEIYRNDWKEIISNKILIIIVIGLTLIPSLYAWFNIEAFWDPYGNTKNLKVAIVNKDKGENFRDQNFQLGNRIVDNLKENENLKWEFVAEKYAEKKLKSGEYYAIITIPPDFTKNLLSLTQENVKKAEIDYKINEKTNAIAPKITDQGANKIKENISKMLVETVSKASITALGGVSTGIEKINPELDKMKETLTQLKKEIDNADKLNSSNGELIKNGNKSIANSKKTLENISKLNQQAKDINNSINSSINSAANNAKSNSGQLKIMLNNASDGLNSANNVLSNIGDINTDSNTQLQDAISNMQTSISTSRTNIEQIIAVLQNASVDSTALNQPISRLKEIDNKLIEYSKKLDKASNTLANDGKLNSNLINDLSAMNQDVINLTSNISNSYDSMIKQPLDSLSTTAKTANTNVGSLVDSVNNINPNIENMLDNAQNINNTMASTLKINSNILANIKLQIDNSISLIYRIQNNQDLKQFNKVIKSNIYDRVDFLKNPVNVKETKLYPIKNYGSAMAPFYSVLSCWVGALILCAVLNTKARGHVYSPIDKYFGRLSLFLTLAVGQALIIGIGDIVLLGVTAKHVMLFIFTLVFCSIVFCLLIFSLAILFGTIGKGIAVFLLVIQIGGSGGTFPVQMTPTFFRTINKFIPFTYGINACREAIGGVYMPNLIKDYIALIIFAIIPVIFSMIFKGKLMKINSPITNKLMNSFLIH
- a CDS encoding tryptophan transporter; amino-acid sequence: MRKSNTKKMIINAILLGVGLILNQIFPPIGGGITPDITLVMLFCIMLLNRDDYKTCLIAGIATGVFSALTTKFPMGQVPNLIDKVVTVNVVFLIMRAIYISPFMKNYSKIKSQVAIGIMTVIGTLISGFIFLFTASMLVGLPGGLMEMLLIVVVPSTLINLVASLVLYNIISVSLARGRFQISI
- a CDS encoding Nif3-like dinuclear metal center hexameric protein, translating into MKLKNVVEKIEKTYPEFLQYDWDNSGLNIGDPNSEIKKVLVCLDINENLVNEAIEKEIDLIISHHPFLFSKINSIVFNNKKTKSIQKLIKNDISVYCMHTNFDVAKNGLNDYLIELFEKQLHIYYIDINIKSISILESLGSNPNYLNGENYGLGRIVNLDKEMKIEEILELVSKALDIKSFRLIGNKDSKVGSFSVLTGSGADYFQMSKSMGADLIITGDSKYHIAMDSLDIDMNIGDFGHYGTEIIFSDLMKKFIENNFSGDLICFKAKSLEDPFTYFNF